In the Waddliaceae bacterium genome, one interval contains:
- a CDS encoding leucine--tRNA ligase: protein MSKRYDHQAIESKWQKFWLENKTFKAEIDEGKEKYYILDMFPYPSGAGLHVGHPLGYTATDILARNKRKQGYNVLHPMGWDSFGLPAEQYAIRTGTHPAVTTTKNIDTFRRQLQALGFSYDWDREVATSDPKYYKWTQWIFTKLFERGLAYEAEMMVNYCPALGTVLANEEVEDGKAKEGGHSIERRPLKQWVLKITAYAERLLDDLDLLDWSEGLKRSQVNWIGKSEGAHVDFIVDGSEETISVFTTRPDTLFGATYMVLSPEHPLVDKVTTEEYCQDVETYRQVTASKSDLERTELSKHKTGVFTGAYAINPVNGEKIPIWIADYVLISYGTGAIMAVPSHDERDFEFATKFKIPIIAVYDPGTEKCEGIEDIDAEQAREEILTGKRCWTGDGICINSVNDDISINDLPVKDAKKTITAWLEEKGTGKAAINYKLRDWLFSRQRYWGEPFPILHLEDGTQRALDVDELPLTPPELDDFTPCNDGSSPLAKATEWVEITDPKTGKKALRETNTMPQWAGSCWYYLRFMDPHNDDAAWSPEAEKYWGPVDMYLGGVEHAVLHLLYARFWHKVLFDCGHVSTPEPFMKLRNQGLITSRSYQLPSGAYVAPEDTIEKEGSYYHKDTNEKLRSQIEKMSKSKLNGVTPDDIVEDLGADALRLYEMFMGPLDKEKVWDTNAIHGCRRFLARFYDIITSEKVSDEPPSQEALKLGNRLVHGVCNDIEAMLFNTAIAKFMEFLNDFSKLEIYPKEILTMATHCLSPLAPHLAEEAWETLGNSESLSYTAFPTVDKTLLEDDTMTYVIQINGKVRAKLDLPKDQDKDTILNLAKQQDKIAKHLEGKEIRKVIFVPNKLLSIVIVG from the coding sequence TGCTACGGACATCCTGGCGCGGAACAAGAGAAAGCAGGGGTATAATGTACTTCATCCTATGGGATGGGACAGCTTCGGGCTTCCTGCCGAGCAGTATGCGATAAGGACGGGTACGCACCCTGCCGTTACGACGACGAAAAATATTGATACGTTTAGAAGGCAGCTGCAGGCTCTGGGGTTCAGCTACGACTGGGATCGCGAGGTTGCTACTAGCGACCCGAAGTATTACAAATGGACGCAGTGGATCTTCACGAAGCTTTTCGAAAGGGGACTCGCCTATGAAGCTGAGATGATGGTAAACTACTGTCCGGCGCTGGGAACCGTCCTTGCCAATGAAGAAGTCGAAGACGGCAAAGCCAAAGAAGGCGGACATTCTATTGAAAGAAGGCCGCTGAAGCAGTGGGTCCTTAAGATTACGGCATATGCTGAGAGACTTCTCGACGACCTTGATCTTCTCGACTGGTCAGAAGGTCTAAAGAGATCACAAGTCAACTGGATAGGCAAAAGCGAAGGCGCACACGTCGACTTCATCGTCGATGGCAGCGAAGAAACCATCAGCGTCTTCACAACAAGGCCCGACACCCTCTTCGGTGCGACGTATATGGTCCTTTCACCAGAACATCCTCTCGTCGACAAGGTCACTACCGAAGAATACTGCCAAGATGTTGAGACATACCGGCAGGTGACGGCATCGAAGAGTGACCTCGAGCGTACAGAGCTATCCAAGCATAAAACCGGTGTCTTCACTGGCGCTTATGCCATAAACCCCGTCAACGGCGAAAAAATACCGATATGGATCGCTGACTACGTCCTTATCAGCTACGGCACCGGCGCAATAATGGCTGTGCCTTCCCACGACGAAAGAGACTTCGAGTTCGCAACGAAATTTAAAATCCCAATCATCGCCGTATACGACCCAGGCACAGAGAAATGTGAAGGTATCGAAGACATAGACGCCGAACAAGCACGCGAAGAGATCCTCACAGGAAAACGCTGCTGGACAGGCGACGGTATATGCATCAACAGCGTAAACGACGACATCTCAATAAATGACCTACCCGTAAAAGATGCAAAAAAAACAATAACGGCATGGCTCGAAGAAAAAGGCACAGGAAAAGCCGCTATCAACTACAAACTTCGTGACTGGCTTTTCTCGCGACAACGATACTGGGGAGAGCCTTTCCCAATACTACACCTCGAAGACGGCACACAGCGCGCCCTCGACGTCGATGAGCTGCCACTAACGCCTCCAGAGTTAGATGACTTCACGCCTTGCAACGACGGCAGCAGCCCCCTAGCAAAAGCGACAGAATGGGTGGAGATAACAGACCCCAAGACCGGCAAAAAAGCCCTCCGTGAGACGAATACCATGCCACAATGGGCAGGATCATGTTGGTACTACCTACGATTCATGGATCCACACAACGACGATGCCGCATGGAGCCCCGAAGCAGAGAAATACTGGGGCCCCGTCGATATGTACCTCGGCGGCGTAGAACATGCCGTCCTACACCTACTATACGCACGCTTCTGGCATAAAGTCCTGTTCGACTGCGGACACGTTTCCACTCCAGAACCTTTCATGAAGCTCCGTAACCAAGGACTTATAACTTCACGGTCGTATCAGCTACCTTCTGGAGCATATGTCGCCCCCGAAGATACCATAGAAAAAGAGGGGAGCTACTACCACAAAGATACCAACGAGAAACTCCGCAGTCAGATAGAGAAAATGTCGAAATCTAAACTCAATGGCGTCACCCCCGACGATATCGTCGAAGACCTCGGCGCCGACGCACTACGCCTATACGAAATGTTTATGGGACCCCTCGACAAAGAAAAAGTGTGGGATACCAACGCCATCCACGGATGCCGCCGATTCCTCGCACGTTTCTACGACATAATAACATCAGAAAAAGTCTCCGACGAACCACCTTCACAAGAAGCGCTGAAACTCGGAAACCGCCTCGTCCACGGAGTATGCAACGACATCGAAGCCATGCTCTTCAATACCGCAATAGCAAAGTTTATGGAGTTCCTTAACGACTTCTCAAAACTCGAAATATACCCTAAAGAAATCCTAACAATGGCAACACACTGCCTATCACCATTAGCACCACACCTAGCAGAAGAAGCTTGGGAAACCCTAGGTAACAGCGAAAGCCTTTCATATACCGCATTCCCTACCGTAGACAAAACCCTCCTAGAAGATGACACCATGACATACGTCATACAAATAAATGGTAAAGTTCGCGCAAAACTCGACCTCCCAAAAGATCAAGACAAAGACACCATACTAAACCTCGCAAAACAACAAGATAAAATAGCAAAGCACCTCGAAGGTAAAGAAATTCGAAAAGTGATATTTGTGCCAAATAAACTCCTCAGCATTGTCATCGTTGGGTAG